In the genome of Misgurnus anguillicaudatus chromosome 11, ASM2758022v2, whole genome shotgun sequence, one region contains:
- the dctn1b gene encoding dynactin subunit 1 isoform X4, producing MSSDGGGRPVKVGSVVEVIGKGHRGIVAYIGNTLFASGKWVGVILEESKGKNDGTVQGKRYFTCQENHGIFVRQSQIQLVDDGADTTSPDTPEAATSKMLKREIIEGPKSNKVRGIKPKKTPTTRKTTTRRPKQTRTGVGVKMGSGSASAGEMSSSEPSTPAQTPLAAPVIPSPVGTLISPGAPPIPGPTKEEESLRAQVKDLEEKLETLKMKRTEDKAKLKELEKHKIQLEQLQEWKCKMQEQQSELQKQLKEAKKESKEALEAKERYMEEMADTADAIEMATLDKEMAEERAESLQLEADALKEKLEELTMDLEILKHEIEEKGSEGAASSYHVKQLEEQNARLKEALVRMRDLSASEKQEHAKLQKQMEKKNLELDTLRSQKEKLQEELKMAEKTVDELKEQVDAALGAEEMVEMLTERNLDLEEKVRELRETVTDLEAINEMNDELQENARETELELREQLDLGAASIRESEKRVEAAQETVADYQQTIQKYRELTAHLQEVNRDLMSQQEASTEQQQPAEIFDFKIKFAETKACAKAIEMELRKMEVAQANRQVSLLISFMPDSFLKHGGDCDCILALLLIPRLICKAELISKQAQEKFELTETCTQRAGMRGPVGEQLSFAAGLIYSLTLLQAALHKYEYSLNQCSVEVYKRVGSLYSEMSVHERSLDFLIDLLHKDQLDETVNVEPLTKAIKYYQQLYSIHLAEQPEDCTMQLADHIKFTQSALDCMAVEVGRLRAFLQPGQDEEIFCVLLKDLDTFCSDIRQFCKKIRRRMPGTDAPGIPAALSFGPQVCETLAESRKQLAWVNAVLQEVAAAAAQLIAPLSEHEGLPALKLEDMAFKAAEQIYGSQGINPQECLRQSCNVVIATMNKMATAMQEGEYDSEKPQTGISPVEVRAGVLRAEITDAEGLGLKLEDRETVIKELKKSLKIKGEELSEANVRLSLLEKKLDSSSKDADERVEKIQTILDETHSLLKKKEKEFEETMDALQADIDQLEAEKLELKQRINSQSKMSMDGTRGSPASGIASIVTCGITPEEQKGMCAAAGVQVIDSPLLTQQIEAQRLSIKHLKNENNRLKAEKMRAQLASLPPLNVPKLGWREGCRPEVLSSALYRKTDQLLDTLLQMSANVQVVDITGKSPVSPSGQLLEQTARLQSLRDTLDRLKDEVAEHVVTHRPGAQASSDFATFPCTSFVKAKEEKKGDAVLVGRVMMPCPRGQEQVHRLVLSQPQLQRIHRLLRT from the exons ATGAGTTCAGACGGAGGTGGGCGACCCGTGAAGGTGGGCTCTGTGGTGGAGGTGATCGGCAAAGGTCATCGTGGTATCGTAGCATATATTGGCAACACACTGTTTGCCTCTGGGAAATGGGTGGGAGTGATTCTCGAAGAATCTAAAGGCAAGAACGACGGTACTGTGCAGGGGAAAAGATATTTCACCTGTCAGGAGAACCACGGCATATTTGTACGCCAATCACAG ATCCAGTTAGTAGATGATGGTGCAGACACAACGTCTCCTGACACCCCTGAAGCCGCCACCTCCAAAATGCTGAAGCGAG AGATAATTGAAGGTCCAAAGTCAAACAAAGTG CGAGGAATCAAACCCAAAAAG ACGCCTACAACTCGTAAG ACCACGACCAGAAGGCCAAAG cAAACAAGGACAGGAGTGGGGGTGAAGATGGGCTCAGGTTCTGCATCTGCTGGAGAGATGAGCAGCAGTGAGCCCAGTACACCTGCACAAACCCCACTAGCTGCTCCTGTAATACCTTCACCTGTGGGAACCCTCATCTCACCTGGAGCTCCTCCCATTCCAGGACCCACCAAG GAAGAGGAGTCGCTGCGTGCCCAGGTGAAGGATCTGGAGGAGAAGCTGGAGACTCTGAAGATGAAGAGGACGGAGGACAAGGCAAAGCTGAAGGAGCTGGAGAAACACAAGATCCAGCTTGAGCAGCTGCAGGAGTGGAAGTGTAAGATGCAAGAACAACAAAGCGAACTGCAGAAACAACTCAAGGAGGCCAAGAAG GAATCTAAGGAAGCTCTCGAAGCTAAAGAACGCTACATGGAGGAGATGGcagatacagcagatgccattGAGATGGCCACACTGGATAAGGAGATGGCAGAAGAGCGAGCCGAGTCGCTGCAGCTGGAGGCTGATGCTCTCAAAGAGAAACTGGAGGAGCTGACGATGGACCTGGAGATACTCAAACATGAAATTGAGGAAAAAG GCTCAGAGGGAGCAGCATCCAGTTATCATGTAAAACAGTTAGAGGAGCAGAATGCACGACTGAAGGAAGCTTTAGTGAG GATGCGTGACTTGTCTGCATCAGAGAAACAAGAGCATGCAAAACTACAGAAACAAATGGAGAAGAAGAACCTCGAGCTGGATACACTAAGATCCCAGAAAGAGAAACTCCAGGAAGAGTTAAAGATGGCTGAGAAAACAGTTGATGAGCTTAAAGAGCAA GTGGATGCTGCTCTCGGTGCAGAGGAGATGGTGGAGATGTTGACAGAAAGAAATCTGGATCTGGAGGAGAAAGTACGAGAGCTCAGAGAAACAGTTACAGATCTG GAAGCCATCAATGAGATGAACGACGAGCTGCAGGAGAATGCCAGAGAGACAGAGCTGGAGTTGAGAGAGCAGTTGGATCTGGGTGCTGCCAGTATAAGAGAGTCAGAGAAGCGCGTGGAGGCGGCTCAGGAAACCGTGGCAGACTACCAGCAGACCATCCAAAAATACAGAGAGCTCACTGCCCACCTGCAG GAGGTAAACAGGGATCTAATGAGCCAGCAGGAAGCCAGCACAGAGCAACAACAGCCTGCTGAGATCTTCGATTTCAAGATCAAATTTGCAGAGACCAAAGCCTGCGCCAAG GCTATAGAAATGGAGCTGCGCAAAATGGAGGTGGCTCAGGCTAACAGGCAGGTGTCGCTGTTGATCTCCTTCATGCCTGATTCCTTCTTGAAACACGGAGGAGATTGCGATTGCATCCTTGCACTGCTGCTCATCCCAAGACTCATCTGCAAG GCGGAGCTGATCAGTAAGCAGGCGCAGGAGAAGTTTGAGTTGACTGAGACCTGCACTCAAAGAGCTGGGATGAGAGGACCTGTTGGGGAGCAGCTCAGTTTTGCAGCAGGACTCATCTACTCTCTTACACTGCTACAGGCAGCGCTGCATAAATATGAATA TTCTTTAAATCAATGCAGTGTGGAGGTGTACAAGCGTGTAGGATCTCTTTACTCTGAGATGAGCGTACACGAGCGTTCCCTTGACTTCCTTATAGACCTTCTGCACAAAGACCAGCTGGATGAAACTGTCAATGTGGAACCTCTTACCAAAGCTATTAAATACTATCAG CAACTTTACAGTATACATCTTGCTGAACAACCCGAGGACTGTACCATGCAGCTAGCCGACCACATCAAA TTTACCCAGAGTGCCCTGGATTGCATGGCGGTAGAGGTGGGGCGTCTAAGGGCTTTTCTGCAGCCTGGACAGGATGAGGAAATCTTCTGTGTGCTGCTCAAAGATCTAGACACGTTTTGTAGTGACATACGACAGTTTTGTAAGAAGATTCGTCGTCGCATGCCAGGCACAGATGCACCGGGCATCCCAGCTGCCCTTAGCTTTGGACCACAG GTGTGTGAGACTCTGGCAGAGAGCCGAAAGCAGTTGGCCTGGGTAAATGCCGTGCTTCAGGAAGTGGCGGCAGCAGCCGCTCAACTCATTGCTCCTCTCAGTGAACATGAGGGACTTCCAGCTCTCAAACTTGAGGACATGGCCTTTAAAGCAGCTGAACAG ATCTATGGGTCACAGGGTATCAATCCCCAAGAGTGCCTGCGCCAGTCATGCAATGTTGTCATAGCAACAATGAACAAGATGGCTACTGCTATGCAGGAGGGTGAATACGACTCAGAGAAACCACAGACTGGG ATATCTCCTGTAGAGGTCAGAGCGGGAGTGTTGAGGGCAGAGATCACTGATGCGGAAGGACTCGGCCTCAAACTTGAGGACAGAGAAACTGTCATCAAAGAGCTCAAGAAATCCCTTAAAATAAAG GGAGAGGAACTAAGTGAGGCCAATGTGCGTCTCAGTCTGCTGGAGAAAAAGCTTGACAGCTCATCTAAAGATGCAGATGAGCGCGTGGAGAAGATCCAGACAATCCTGGATGAGACACATTCTCTCTTAAAAAAGAAGGAAAA GGAATTTGAAGAGACGATGGACGCTCTCCAGGCTGATATAGACCAACTAGAGGCAGAGAAATTAGAGCTTAAACAGAGAATCAACAGCCAATCAAAGATGAGCATGGATGGGACGAGAGGAAGTCCAGCCTCTGGTATCGCCTCCATTGTGACATGTGGCATAACTCCTG AAGAACAAAAAG gCATGTGTGCAGCTGCAGGAGTTCAAGTCATAGATTCTCCACTGCTGACTCAACAGATCGAAGCTCAGAGACTCAGTATAAAGCATctgaaaaatgaaaacaacagaCTAAAG GCGGAAAAGATGCGTGCTCAGCTGGCATCTCTCCCTCCACTGAATGTGCCAAAGCTTGGCTGGCGAGAAGGCTGCAGGCCTGAGGTCCTGTCTAGCGCCCTCTACCGAAAAACAGACCAATTGCTGGATACTCTCCTTCAGATGAGTGCCAACGTTCAAGTAGTGGATATCACAGGAAAATCCCCAG TAAGTCCCAGTGGCCAACTGTTGGAGCAAACCGCAAGACTGCAGTCACTTCGAGACACTCTTGATAGGCTTAAG GATGAGGTAGCTGAACATGTGGTGACTCATAGACCTGGTGCACAAGCCTCATCTGATTTTGCCACATTTCCCTGCACTTCATTTGTGAAG gCAAAGGAGGAGAAGAAAGGAGATGCTGTGTTAGTTGGGCGTGTGATGATGCCTTGTCCTCGAGGGCAGGAGCAAGTACATCGGCTGGTCCTTTCACAGCCTCAGCTCCAGAGAATCCATCGCTTACTGCGGACATAA
- the dctn1b gene encoding dynactin subunit 1 isoform X3 — protein MSQIKRYTYSRTTSSGSSRMSSDGGGRPVKVGSVVEVIGKGHRGIVAYIGNTLFASGKWVGVILEESKGKNDGTVQGKRYFTCQENHGIFVRQSQIQLVDDGADTTSPDTPEAATSKMLKREIIEGPKSNKVTTTRRPKQTRTGVGVKMGSGSASAGEMSSSEPSTPAQTPLAAPVIPSPVGTLISPGAPPIPGPTKEEESLRAQVKDLEEKLETLKMKRTEDKAKLKELEKHKIQLEQLQEWKCKMQEQQSELQKQLKEAKKESKEALEAKERYMEEMADTADAIEMATLDKEMAEERAESLQLEADALKEKLEELTMDLEILKHEIEEKGSEGAASSYHVKQLEEQNARLKEALVRMRDLSASEKQEHAKLQKQMEKKNLELDTLRSQKEKLQEELKMAEKTVDELKEQVDAALGAEEMVEMLTERNLDLEEKVRELRETVTDLEAINEMNDELQENARETELELREQLDLGAASIRESEKRVEAAQETVADYQQTIQKYRELTAHLQEVNRDLMSQQEASTEQQQPAEIFDFKIKFAETKACAKAIEMELRKMEVAQANRQVSLLISFMPDSFLKHGGDCDCILALLLIPRLICKAELISKQAQEKFELTETCTQRAGMRGPVGEQLSFAAGLIYSLTLLQAALHKYEYSLNQCSVEVYKRVGSLYSEMSVHERSLDFLIDLLHKDQLDETVNVEPLTKAIKYYQQLYSIHLAEQPEDCTMQLADHIKFTQSALDCMAVEVGRLRAFLQPGQDEEIFCVLLKDLDTFCSDIRQFCKKIRRRMPGTDAPGIPAALSFGPQVCETLAESRKQLAWVNAVLQEVAAAAAQLIAPLSEHEGLPALKLEDMAFKAAEQIYGSQGINPQECLRQSCNVVIATMNKMATAMQEGEYDSEKPQTGISPVEVRAGVLRAEITDAEGLGLKLEDRETVIKELKKSLKIKGEELSEANVRLSLLEKKLDSSSKDADERVEKIQTILDETHSLLKKKEKEFEETMDALQADIDQLEAEKLELKQRINSQSKMSMDGTRGSPASGIASIVTCGITPEEQKGMCAAAGVQVIDSPLLTQQIEAQRLSIKHLKNENNRLKAEKMRAQLASLPPLNVPKLGWREGCRPEVLSSALYRKTDQLLDTLLQMSANVQVVDITGKSPVSPSGQLLEQTARLQSLRDTLDRLKDEVAEHVVTHRPGAQASSDFATFPCTSFVKAKEEKKGDAVLVGRVMMPCPRGQEQVHRLVLSQPQLQRIHRLLRT, from the exons ACCACCAGCAGCGGCAGCAGCAGGATGAGTTCAGACGGAGGTGGGCGACCCGTGAAGGTGGGCTCTGTGGTGGAGGTGATCGGCAAAGGTCATCGTGGTATCGTAGCATATATTGGCAACACACTGTTTGCCTCTGGGAAATGGGTGGGAGTGATTCTCGAAGAATCTAAAGGCAAGAACGACGGTACTGTGCAGGGGAAAAGATATTTCACCTGTCAGGAGAACCACGGCATATTTGTACGCCAATCACAG ATCCAGTTAGTAGATGATGGTGCAGACACAACGTCTCCTGACACCCCTGAAGCCGCCACCTCCAAAATGCTGAAGCGAG AGATAATTGAAGGTCCAAAGTCAAACAAAGTG ACCACGACCAGAAGGCCAAAG cAAACAAGGACAGGAGTGGGGGTGAAGATGGGCTCAGGTTCTGCATCTGCTGGAGAGATGAGCAGCAGTGAGCCCAGTACACCTGCACAAACCCCACTAGCTGCTCCTGTAATACCTTCACCTGTGGGAACCCTCATCTCACCTGGAGCTCCTCCCATTCCAGGACCCACCAAG GAAGAGGAGTCGCTGCGTGCCCAGGTGAAGGATCTGGAGGAGAAGCTGGAGACTCTGAAGATGAAGAGGACGGAGGACAAGGCAAAGCTGAAGGAGCTGGAGAAACACAAGATCCAGCTTGAGCAGCTGCAGGAGTGGAAGTGTAAGATGCAAGAACAACAAAGCGAACTGCAGAAACAACTCAAGGAGGCCAAGAAG GAATCTAAGGAAGCTCTCGAAGCTAAAGAACGCTACATGGAGGAGATGGcagatacagcagatgccattGAGATGGCCACACTGGATAAGGAGATGGCAGAAGAGCGAGCCGAGTCGCTGCAGCTGGAGGCTGATGCTCTCAAAGAGAAACTGGAGGAGCTGACGATGGACCTGGAGATACTCAAACATGAAATTGAGGAAAAAG GCTCAGAGGGAGCAGCATCCAGTTATCATGTAAAACAGTTAGAGGAGCAGAATGCACGACTGAAGGAAGCTTTAGTGAG GATGCGTGACTTGTCTGCATCAGAGAAACAAGAGCATGCAAAACTACAGAAACAAATGGAGAAGAAGAACCTCGAGCTGGATACACTAAGATCCCAGAAAGAGAAACTCCAGGAAGAGTTAAAGATGGCTGAGAAAACAGTTGATGAGCTTAAAGAGCAA GTGGATGCTGCTCTCGGTGCAGAGGAGATGGTGGAGATGTTGACAGAAAGAAATCTGGATCTGGAGGAGAAAGTACGAGAGCTCAGAGAAACAGTTACAGATCTG GAAGCCATCAATGAGATGAACGACGAGCTGCAGGAGAATGCCAGAGAGACAGAGCTGGAGTTGAGAGAGCAGTTGGATCTGGGTGCTGCCAGTATAAGAGAGTCAGAGAAGCGCGTGGAGGCGGCTCAGGAAACCGTGGCAGACTACCAGCAGACCATCCAAAAATACAGAGAGCTCACTGCCCACCTGCAG GAGGTAAACAGGGATCTAATGAGCCAGCAGGAAGCCAGCACAGAGCAACAACAGCCTGCTGAGATCTTCGATTTCAAGATCAAATTTGCAGAGACCAAAGCCTGCGCCAAG GCTATAGAAATGGAGCTGCGCAAAATGGAGGTGGCTCAGGCTAACAGGCAGGTGTCGCTGTTGATCTCCTTCATGCCTGATTCCTTCTTGAAACACGGAGGAGATTGCGATTGCATCCTTGCACTGCTGCTCATCCCAAGACTCATCTGCAAG GCGGAGCTGATCAGTAAGCAGGCGCAGGAGAAGTTTGAGTTGACTGAGACCTGCACTCAAAGAGCTGGGATGAGAGGACCTGTTGGGGAGCAGCTCAGTTTTGCAGCAGGACTCATCTACTCTCTTACACTGCTACAGGCAGCGCTGCATAAATATGAATA TTCTTTAAATCAATGCAGTGTGGAGGTGTACAAGCGTGTAGGATCTCTTTACTCTGAGATGAGCGTACACGAGCGTTCCCTTGACTTCCTTATAGACCTTCTGCACAAAGACCAGCTGGATGAAACTGTCAATGTGGAACCTCTTACCAAAGCTATTAAATACTATCAG CAACTTTACAGTATACATCTTGCTGAACAACCCGAGGACTGTACCATGCAGCTAGCCGACCACATCAAA TTTACCCAGAGTGCCCTGGATTGCATGGCGGTAGAGGTGGGGCGTCTAAGGGCTTTTCTGCAGCCTGGACAGGATGAGGAAATCTTCTGTGTGCTGCTCAAAGATCTAGACACGTTTTGTAGTGACATACGACAGTTTTGTAAGAAGATTCGTCGTCGCATGCCAGGCACAGATGCACCGGGCATCCCAGCTGCCCTTAGCTTTGGACCACAG GTGTGTGAGACTCTGGCAGAGAGCCGAAAGCAGTTGGCCTGGGTAAATGCCGTGCTTCAGGAAGTGGCGGCAGCAGCCGCTCAACTCATTGCTCCTCTCAGTGAACATGAGGGACTTCCAGCTCTCAAACTTGAGGACATGGCCTTTAAAGCAGCTGAACAG ATCTATGGGTCACAGGGTATCAATCCCCAAGAGTGCCTGCGCCAGTCATGCAATGTTGTCATAGCAACAATGAACAAGATGGCTACTGCTATGCAGGAGGGTGAATACGACTCAGAGAAACCACAGACTGGG ATATCTCCTGTAGAGGTCAGAGCGGGAGTGTTGAGGGCAGAGATCACTGATGCGGAAGGACTCGGCCTCAAACTTGAGGACAGAGAAACTGTCATCAAAGAGCTCAAGAAATCCCTTAAAATAAAG GGAGAGGAACTAAGTGAGGCCAATGTGCGTCTCAGTCTGCTGGAGAAAAAGCTTGACAGCTCATCTAAAGATGCAGATGAGCGCGTGGAGAAGATCCAGACAATCCTGGATGAGACACATTCTCTCTTAAAAAAGAAGGAAAA GGAATTTGAAGAGACGATGGACGCTCTCCAGGCTGATATAGACCAACTAGAGGCAGAGAAATTAGAGCTTAAACAGAGAATCAACAGCCAATCAAAGATGAGCATGGATGGGACGAGAGGAAGTCCAGCCTCTGGTATCGCCTCCATTGTGACATGTGGCATAACTCCTG AAGAACAAAAAG gCATGTGTGCAGCTGCAGGAGTTCAAGTCATAGATTCTCCACTGCTGACTCAACAGATCGAAGCTCAGAGACTCAGTATAAAGCATctgaaaaatgaaaacaacagaCTAAAG GCGGAAAAGATGCGTGCTCAGCTGGCATCTCTCCCTCCACTGAATGTGCCAAAGCTTGGCTGGCGAGAAGGCTGCAGGCCTGAGGTCCTGTCTAGCGCCCTCTACCGAAAAACAGACCAATTGCTGGATACTCTCCTTCAGATGAGTGCCAACGTTCAAGTAGTGGATATCACAGGAAAATCCCCAG TAAGTCCCAGTGGCCAACTGTTGGAGCAAACCGCAAGACTGCAGTCACTTCGAGACACTCTTGATAGGCTTAAG GATGAGGTAGCTGAACATGTGGTGACTCATAGACCTGGTGCACAAGCCTCATCTGATTTTGCCACATTTCCCTGCACTTCATTTGTGAAG gCAAAGGAGGAGAAGAAAGGAGATGCTGTGTTAGTTGGGCGTGTGATGATGCCTTGTCCTCGAGGGCAGGAGCAAGTACATCGGCTGGTCCTTTCACAGCCTCAGCTCCAGAGAATCCATCGCTTACTGCGGACATAA